GTCACCCCGCCGGTGCCGCTCGTCGGTCAGGTCCCGCAGGTGCCCGGTGACGGTGGGGATGAGCGCGTCGTCGAGGTGGTGCGCCCGGACGTGCTCGGCGATGAGCCCCGCGTCGGTGCGCCCGTGCTGGTGCCCGACGCGCAGGGCGAGGTCGCGACCGACGGCCCGTTCGAGCGCGAGGTGGTAGAGGTTGCCGGGCGAGACGGCGTTCAACACGAGGGTGCCGTCGATGTCCCACAGCACCGTGGTGGGGACGGTGTGGTGCTCCATGCCCTCCATCATGACCGAGAATGGAGTCCATGCCGAGTGCTCTGCCGATCGCCGACCCCGCGCCGTCGGACGGCCTGATCATCCCCGGCCCCGGAGCGGGCGACGTCCCCTTCGGCGTGTACGTGCACGTGCCGTTCTGCCGGGTGCGCTGCGGCTACTGCGACTTCAACACCTACACGGCGTCCGAGCTCCGCGGGGTCCGCCGCGACGACTACGCCGGCCACGCGGTGCAGGAGATCGCCTGGGCGGCCGAGGTGCTCGACCGCTCCGGTGTCCCGCGCCGACCGGTCTCCACGGTGTTCTTCGGCGGCGGCACCCCGACGATGCTCCCTGCGTCGGACCTCGCGATGATCCTGCGGGCGATCGACGACACGTGGGGGATCCTGCTCGGGGCAGAGGTCACGACCGAGGCGAACCCGGACTCCGTCGACGCGGACGCGATCGGCACCCTGCAGCGCGCGGGCTTCACGCGGATGAGCTACGGCATGCAGTCCGCGGTGCCGCACGTCCTCGCGACGCTCGACCGCACGCACGACCCCGAACGGGTGCCCGTCGTCGTCGACCTCGCGAAGCAGCACGGGCTCGACGTCTCGCTCGACCTCATCTACTCGACGCCCGGCGAGTCCCTGGACGACTGGCGGACGTCACTCGACGCGGCGTTGGCGTGCCGGCCCGACCACGTCTCGGCGTACTCGCTCATCGTCGAGGAGGGCACGGCGATGGGCCGCGCGGTGTCCCGCGGCGAGCTCCCGGCCCCGGACGACGACCTCGCCGCCGACATGTACGAGCTGGCGGACCGGGTCCTCGGCGACGCCGGCTACACCTGGTACGAGGTCTCGAACTGGGCCCGGGCGGACGCGGACGGCAGTCCGGCGCAGCACGCGAGCCGGCACAACCTGTCGTACTGGAAGGGACACGACTGGTGGGGGATCGGACCTGGCGCGCACTCCGCGGTGGCCGGCACCCGCTGGTGGAACGTGAAGCACCCGGCCGCGTACGCGAACCGGGTGCTCGCGGGGGAGTCACCCGCCGCCGGCCGCGAGACGCTCGACGACGAGACCCGGTACGTCGAGCGCGTCCTGCTCGCCGCGCGGGTCCGCGGCGAGCTCACCACGGCGGAGCTCCGACCGTCGGCACGCGAGCGGGTCGCCGGGCTCATCGCACGCGGACTCGTGGACGGTCCGGCCGCGGTGCGGGGGCGGCTCGAGCTGACCCTGCAGGGTCGGCTGCTCGCGGACGCGGTGGTCCGCGAGCTGCTCGACTGACCTGGTCCTGCTCGAGCGGCCTAGTTCTTGATGAACTCGATCGTGAGCGGGTACTTGTAGAGGTCGCCACGGTTCGCTGCGATGGCCGCCATGATCGCGAAGACGATGACGAGCACCCCGATGATCGGGAGCAGCACGAAGCCGATCAGGACGATGCAGAGCAGCCCCGCGACGATGTACGCGATGGCCGCGGTGATGTGGAAGTTCAGCGCCGTGCGGGTGTGCTCCTTGATGAACGACCCGCGGTCGCGGAGCACCAGGTAGGCGATCAACGGCACGAGGAAGTTGAAGAAAATGCCGCCGACGTGCGTCAGGGTCGCCCACAGCCGCTGGTCCTCCGGCGACATCGGCTGCGGGACCTGGTACCCCTGCGGGTACTGCGGTCCGCCGGGGTTCGCCGGCCCCCCGGGCTGCTGGTCGTAGGGCCCTCCGGGCTGCTGTCCGTAGCTCATGCCCAGAGCGTAGCGGGAGGGGCCCGCCCGGGTCCCGGTCCGTCGGCGGTCGGGCGTAGGATCAGCAGTCGAGACGTCCGAGTGCCAGCATCGAACGGAAGGGGTCCGGATGGTCAGCGAACGCTCCCTCGAGGTCCTCAAGGCCATCGTGCGGGACTACGTCGCGTCGCGCGAGCCCGTCGGCTCGAAGTCGATCGTCGACCGGCACGCCTTCGGGGTGAGCGCCGCGACGATCCGGAACGACATGGCCCTGCTCGAGGACGAACAGCTCATCGTGGCCCCGCACACCTCGTCGGGCCGGGTGCCGACCGACAAGGGGTACCGGGTCTTCGTCGACCACCTCGCGGCCGCCCGCCCGCTTTCCAGCGCGCAGCGCCACGCGATCGAGACGTTCCTCGGCACCCCGAACGACCTCGACGAGGTCCTCGGCCGCACCGTCCGGCTGCTCAGCCAGCTCACGAACCAGGTCGCACTCGTCCAGTACCCGTCCATGGTGCGCGCGCGGGTGCAGCACATCGAACTCGTCCGCCTCGGCGACACGCGGCTCATGGTGGTGCTCATCACCGACACAGCCCGGGTCGAGCAGCGCGTCGTCGAGACCGACGTCCCGCTCGACGAAGCAGCTCTCGGTGAACTGCGTTCGGTGCTCAACGGCGCGTCCGTCGGGTTGCTCCTGCACGACGTACCCCGGGCGCTCCGGGCGGTCCCGCAGCAGCTCCGCCCCGACGCCCAGACGCTCGCCGGTGTCGTCGTCGCGACGCTCATCGAGCAGGTCGCGGCCAACCGACAGGACCGCCTGGTGATGGCGGGGGCGGCGAACCTCGCGAAGAGCGAACGCGACTTCTCCGGCGGATTGTTCCCCGTGCTCGAGGCGATCGAGGAGCAGGTCACCCTGCTCCGGCTCTTCGGGGAGATGCAGGTGGACGACGTCGCGGTCGCCGCGAGCATCGGCGCCGAGAACGCCGAGTACGGGCTCGACGCCACGAGCATCGTCGCGGGCGGCTACCTGGCCGGCGGCGGCGAGGTCGCGCGGCTCGGGGTGCTCGGGCCGACGCGGATGGACTACGGCACGAACATGGCCGCGGTGCGCGCCGTCGCACGGTACCTGTCCAAGCTCCTGGGCGAACATTGACGGACCCGGCCCCCGACGGGCACAGGCCGCCCCGCCCGGGTGATCCGTGCCTCCAGACCGACCTGACCGGCGGCGAACGCCGCACCGACCGAACCGACTGAGGGATACGTGGCAGACCACTACGACGTCCTCGGCGTCCAGCAGGACGCCTCCGATGCCGACATCAAGAAGGCGTACCGCCGGCTCGCGCGCGAGCTGCACCCGGACGTGAACCCGAGCCCGGACGCGGCCGAGCGCTTCAAGGACGTGACGCACGCGTACGACGTGCTGAGCGACCCCGAGCAGCGGCGGCGGTACGACGCCGGACCGCAGGCGGACAGCCCCTTCGGTGGCGGCGCCGGCGGGTTCAGCGACATCTTCGACGCGTTCTTCGGCGGCGGCGGTGGCGGGCGGGGCAGCGGCCCGCGCAGCCGGGCCGAGCGTGGACAGGACGCCCTGCTGCGCATCGAGGTCGACCTCGACGAGGTCGTCTTCGGCACCCACAAGGACGTCGAGGTCGACACGGCCGTCGTCTGCGAGACCTGCAACGGCTCGTGCTGTGCACCCGGCACGAGCCCGCGCACGTGCGACATCTGCGCCGGCAGCGGCCACATCCAGCGTCAGGTCCGGTCGCTCCTCGGCAACGTGGTGACGAGCGCCCCGTGCGGCACCTGCCGCGGCTACGGCACCGTCATCCCGAGCCCCTGCCCGACCTGCCAGGGCCAGGGCCGCGTCCGTGCGCGCCGCACGATCCCGGTGGACGTCCCCGCCGGCGTCGAGACCGGGCTCCGACTGCAGATGCCCGGTCAGGGCGAGGTCGGTCCGGCCGGTGGCCCCTCGGGTGACCTCTACCTCGAGGTGAAGGTCCGCCACCACGACGTCTTCAGCCGCGACGGCGACGACCTGCTCGCGACGCTCGAGGTCCAGATGACCGACGCGATCCTCGGCGCGCACACGACCATCGACGGTCTGGACGGCCCGGTCGAGCTCGAGCTGCGCCCGGGCGTGCAGAGCGCCGACGTGCTCGTGATCAAGGACCGCGGTGTCACCAAGCTCCGCGGCAACGGTCGCGGCGACCTGCGCGTCGGCGTGCAGGTCGTCACCCCGACCAAGCTCTCGCACAAGGAGCGCCAGCTCGTCGAGCAGCTCGCGAAGTCGCACAAGGCCGCGAAGCCGCAGCTCGCCCGGTTCCAGCAGGGCATGTTCGGCAAGCTGCGCGACCGCTTCCTGCACTTCTGATGGCTTCCCTCCACCTGGTCGACCCCGGCACGCTCGACGGCGTCGGGGTCGGTGACGCCGTCACCCTCGACGGTCCAGAGGGCCGGCACGCCGTGTCGGTCGCGCGGGTCCGGGTCGGCGAGGCCCTGCGCATCGCCGACGGCCGCGGCACGGTGGTGGCCGGGACGGTCACCGCGACGGGCCGCGACGAGCTGACGCTCACCGTCGACGCCGTCACGGTCGAGTCGGCGCCCCGACCGGCGCTCGTGCTCGTGCAGGCGCTCGCGAAGGGCGGCCGCGACGAGATGGCGGTGCAGGCCGCGACCGAGATCGGGGTCGACCGCATCGTCCCGTGGGCGGCGACGCGCAGCGTGTCGCGGTGGGACGGCGCGAAGGTCGAGAAGGGTCGGGCCCGATGGGCCGCGATCGCGCAGGAAGCCGCGAAGCAGGCCGTCCGGTCCCGCGTCCCCGAGGTGGACGCACCGGTGACGACGGCGCAGCTGGCATCGTCGTCGGGTGTCGGCCCGTCGTCCGGTGTCGGCCAGGAGGTTCGGCGTGCGCTGGTCGTGCTGGACCCGGTGGGCGCGGTGCGGCTGTCGGCGTGGGAACCGCCGTCGGACGTCGACGAGATCGTCCTGGTGGTCGGCCCGGAGGGCGGGATCGACAGCGCCGAGTTCGACCGGCTCGAGCACGCCGGTGCGGTGCGGGTACGGCTCGGCGACACGGTGCTGCGCACCTCCACCGCGGGCCCGGCGGCCCTGGCCGTCCTCCAGACGCGGCTCGGACGCTGGTAGCGGTGGACCGGGAAGGCCCGGCGTCGGACCCGCGTTCTACGATGGACCAATGAGCACCAGCACCCCG
The Curtobacterium citreum genome window above contains:
- the hemW gene encoding radical SAM family heme chaperone HemW, with protein sequence MPSALPIADPAPSDGLIIPGPGAGDVPFGVYVHVPFCRVRCGYCDFNTYTASELRGVRRDDYAGHAVQEIAWAAEVLDRSGVPRRPVSTVFFGGGTPTMLPASDLAMILRAIDDTWGILLGAEVTTEANPDSVDADAIGTLQRAGFTRMSYGMQSAVPHVLATLDRTHDPERVPVVVDLAKQHGLDVSLDLIYSTPGESLDDWRTSLDAALACRPDHVSAYSLIVEEGTAMGRAVSRGELPAPDDDLAADMYELADRVLGDAGYTWYEVSNWARADADGSPAQHASRHNLSYWKGHDWWGIGPGAHSAVAGTRWWNVKHPAAYANRVLAGESPAAGRETLDDETRYVERVLLAARVRGELTTAELRPSARERVAGLIARGLVDGPAAVRGRLELTLQGRLLADAVVRELLD
- a CDS encoding DUF4870 domain-containing protein — encoded protein: MSYGQQPGGPYDQQPGGPANPGGPQYPQGYQVPQPMSPEDQRLWATLTHVGGIFFNFLVPLIAYLVLRDRGSFIKEHTRTALNFHITAAIAYIVAGLLCIVLIGFVLLPIIGVLVIVFAIMAAIAANRGDLYKYPLTIEFIKN
- the hrcA gene encoding heat-inducible transcriptional repressor HrcA, whose translation is MVSERSLEVLKAIVRDYVASREPVGSKSIVDRHAFGVSAATIRNDMALLEDEQLIVAPHTSSGRVPTDKGYRVFVDHLAAARPLSSAQRHAIETFLGTPNDLDEVLGRTVRLLSQLTNQVALVQYPSMVRARVQHIELVRLGDTRLMVVLITDTARVEQRVVETDVPLDEAALGELRSVLNGASVGLLLHDVPRALRAVPQQLRPDAQTLAGVVVATLIEQVAANRQDRLVMAGAANLAKSERDFSGGLFPVLEAIEEQVTLLRLFGEMQVDDVAVAASIGAENAEYGLDATSIVAGGYLAGGGEVARLGVLGPTRMDYGTNMAAVRAVARYLSKLLGEH
- the dnaJ gene encoding molecular chaperone DnaJ, coding for MADHYDVLGVQQDASDADIKKAYRRLARELHPDVNPSPDAAERFKDVTHAYDVLSDPEQRRRYDAGPQADSPFGGGAGGFSDIFDAFFGGGGGGRGSGPRSRAERGQDALLRIEVDLDEVVFGTHKDVEVDTAVVCETCNGSCCAPGTSPRTCDICAGSGHIQRQVRSLLGNVVTSAPCGTCRGYGTVIPSPCPTCQGQGRVRARRTIPVDVPAGVETGLRLQMPGQGEVGPAGGPSGDLYLEVKVRHHDVFSRDGDDLLATLEVQMTDAILGAHTTIDGLDGPVELELRPGVQSADVLVIKDRGVTKLRGNGRGDLRVGVQVVTPTKLSHKERQLVEQLAKSHKAAKPQLARFQQGMFGKLRDRFLHF
- a CDS encoding 16S rRNA (uracil(1498)-N(3))-methyltransferase; protein product: MASLHLVDPGTLDGVGVGDAVTLDGPEGRHAVSVARVRVGEALRIADGRGTVVAGTVTATGRDELTLTVDAVTVESAPRPALVLVQALAKGGRDEMAVQAATEIGVDRIVPWAATRSVSRWDGAKVEKGRARWAAIAQEAAKQAVRSRVPEVDAPVTTAQLASSSGVGPSSGVGQEVRRALVVLDPVGAVRLSAWEPPSDVDEIVLVVGPEGGIDSAEFDRLEHAGAVRVRLGDTVLRTSTAGPAALAVLQTRLGRW